One Oncorhynchus clarkii lewisi isolate Uvic-CL-2024 chromosome 28, UVic_Ocla_1.0, whole genome shotgun sequence genomic region harbors:
- the LOC139386965 gene encoding glycosylphosphatidylinositol anchor attachment 1 protein gives MGLLSDPNRRRALTKLLTRLNAPICVMCYLAGVAWFMGLAFEPFTLRTYMSENAMGSTMVEERFPAGERALATGREFAAHKKKVGGMPVDWLVKTMQSRGLEVFTQSFTRKLPFPDENKERYMVRGTNVYGILRAPRAPRTEALVLSAPCSEGNNNNQAVGLLLGLAQYFRSQIHWAKDIIFLVNEHDLIGMQAWLEGYHHTNTTGGDWSPLQGRGGSIQAALSLELSSDVITSLDLVLEGLNGQLPNLDLANLFYAFCQKIGVLCTIQGKLQRNDWDTTSGYSHAAQTMMLMVLKQASGRPWGDHGLFLRYHIEAASIRGINSFRQYKTDTTTIGRLLEGMYRKLNNLLERLHQSYFFYLMPSLSRFVSIGYYMPAFGLLAVILLLRALDLWVQLGASPPGTEDGVAGGVQPSSPGVLSILTPVVISHMTGMALYTLPILSQEMAVQHFPVSETEAVVLTAIAIYTAGLALPHNTHRLLQGEGTEEGWRVLKLVALLYLAVLLGCTALINFSLGFILALSLVPIAAFITPHTPKALSAAIMVLLSPGCTLLYCVFVFQELQETPVSLQDGWMLFLSVISQGILDHALYGSLVYPLLALLIYPCWLLLWNILFWK, from the exons TGTTATGTGCTACCTGGCGGGTGTGGCATGGTTCATGGGCTTGGCCTTTGAGCCGTTCACCCTGCGCACCTACATGTCAGAGAACGCCATGGGCTCCACCATGGTGGAGGAACGCTTCCCAGCAGGTGAGAGGGCTCTGGCCACCGGTAGGGAGTTTGCTGCTCACAAGAAGAAAGTAGG TGGGATGCCGGTGGATTGGCTGGTGAAGACCATGCAGTCTCGAGGGCTGGAAGTGTTCACTCAGAGCTTCACCCGCAAGCTTCCCTTCCCAGATGAAAACAAAGAGAGATAT ATGGTGCGGGGCACTAACGTGTATGGGATCCTGCGGGCCCCTAGAGCCCCTCGTACTGAAGCCCTGGTGCTGAGTGCCCCCTGTAGTGAGGGAAACAATAACAACCAGGCAGTGGGCCTTCTGCTGGGCCTCGCCCAGTACTTCAGGA GTCAGATCCACTGGGCTAAGGACATTATCTTCCTGGTGAATGAACATGACCTGATCGGCATGCAGGCCTGGCTGGAGGGataccaccacaccaacaccacTG GTGGTGACTGGTCTCCACTGCAGGGAAGAGGTGGCTCCATCCAGGCAGCTCTGTCTTTGGAGCTGAGCAGTGATGTCATCACcagtctggatctggttctggagGGGCTCAACGGCCAGCTGCCAAACCTGGACCTGGCCAACCTCTTCTACGCCTTCTGCCAGAAGATAGGCGTCCTGTGTACCATCCAGGGAAAG cTCCAGAGGAACGACTGGGACACTACATCGGGCTACAGCCACGCGGCCCAGACCATGATGTTGATGGTGCTGAAGCAGGCCAGTGGGCGACCCTGGGGGGACCACGGCCTGTTCCTCAGATACCACATAGAGGCCGCCTCCATCAGGGGCATCAACAGCTTcagacagtacaagacagacACCACCACCATCGGCAG gCTCCTGGAGGGGATGTACCGGAAGCTGAACAACCTCCTGGAGCGTCTGCACCAGTCCTACTTCTTCTACCTTAtgccctcgctctctcgcttcgTCTCCATTGGTTACTACATGCCCGCCTTCGGCCTGCTGGCTGTGATTCTGCTGTTGCGC GCCTTAGACCTGTGGGTTCAGCTAGGTGCTTCTCCACCAGGAACAGAGGATGGGGTGGCTGGGGGAGTGCAG CCCTCCAGCCCAGGGGTCCTGTCTATCCTGACTCCAGTAGTGATCAGTCACATGACAGGGATGGCTCTGTACACCCTCCCTATCCTCTCTCAGGAGATGGCTGTGCAACACTTCCCTGTGTCTGAGACGGAAGCTGTGGTCCTCACTGCTATAGCTATCTACACCGCAGGACTGGCCctgccacacaacacacacag gCTTCTGCAAGGAGAGGGTACAGAGGAGGGCTGGAGAGTGCTGAAGCTGGTGGCTCTCCTCTACCTGGCTGTGTTACTGGGCTGCACTGCCCTTATCAACTTCTCCCTGGGCTTCATCTTGGCTCTGTCCCTGGTACCCATCGCTGCCTTCATCACACCACATACACCCAA GGCTCTATCTGCAGCCATCATGGTGCTCCTGAGCCCCGGCTGCACTCTGCTCTACTGCGTCTTCGTCTTCCAGGAGCTGCAGGAGACCCCTGTCTCCCTGCAAGATGGTTGGATGCTCTTCCTGTCTGTCATCTCCCAGGGCATCCTGGACCACGCCCTCTACGGCTCATTGGTCTATCCGCTCCTGGCTCTGCTGATCTACCCCTGTTGGTTGCTGCTCTGGAACATTCTCTTCTGGAAGTAA